Part of the Candidatus Krumholzibacteriia bacterium genome, TGGAAGTCCTCGTTCCACTGCGCCGTGAAGCCGCTTCCGCCGACCTCGCGTGGCATCGCCACCCGCGGATCGTTGCGATCGTTCTCGGCCAACAGAACGAGGTGGCGACCGAGCTCCGGTTCGAGTGCGAAGACCTCGTCGGCCAGTTCCTCGAGGAAGTGCCGCGCCGAGGTGTCGACGATCGAGTGGACGGCGTCGACACGCAGACCGTCGAGGTGGTAGTCGCGCAGCCACATACGGGCGTTGTCGAAGAAGAAGCGGCGGACCTCGTCACTGCCCGGGCCGTCGAGGTTCACGGCGTCGCCCCACGGGGTGACATAGCGATCGGTGAAGTAGGGCCCGAAGCGCCCGAGGTGGTTCCCGTCGGGACCGAGGTGGTTGTAGACGACGTCGAGCAGGACGGCCAGACCCCGCCCGTGGCACGCATCGACGAGACGTTTGAGCCCGTCGGGTCCTCCGTAGGATTCGTCGGGCGCCCACAGGGCGACGCCGTCATAGCCCCATCCCCACCGTCCCGGGAAGGCGGCCACGGGCATGAGTTCGACGTGGGTGACGCCGAGGTCCACCAGGTGATCCAGCCGATCGATCGCGCCGTCGAAGGTCCCCTCGGGGCTGAAGGTGCCCACGTGGAGCTCGTAGACCACTCCCGACGACAGGGGTGGAGCCGACCAACCACGGTCGGACCACGAGAACGCGGCGTGGTCCACGACGCGGGACGGAGCGTGCACTCCGTCCGGTTGCCAGGGCGACCGTGGATCGGGTAGTGCCGCCGTGCCGTCGAGTGCGTAGGCGTAGTCGGTTCCCGCGCCGGCGTCCTCCACCTCGACCGTCCACCAACCCCCCGATACGGGCTCCATCGCGATGCTCCGCCCCGACACTTCGACGTCGACCGTCCTTGCGCTCGGCGCCCACACCCTGAACCGGTTCATCGCGAGACCTCCCGGGTCAACAGCGCCACGGGGAAGAGCGCGAACAATTCGGCCACCGGGACGCTCCCTCCTTCGACACGCGTATCGCTGAACACCGCCCGCCAGGGGCCGGCGGGAAGCTCGACCGCCGTGTCGCCCCAGGTGTTCCCGGCCCCCAGGGCGAGTCGCGGGATCACGGTCACCACCTGGTCCTCGCCCCGCGAGAAGGCCACGACCCGCTCCGCGCGTTCTCCCACGACCCCCAGCGGCCGGTAGTCGCCTTCGGGCCGGAACGCCGCGGAGCGTTCCTTCCGCACGCGCAGCGCACGCCCGATGGTCCTGAGCTTCGGCAGTCCTTCGTCGGCGCGGGCCAGGACCTCGTCGCAGCCGACGGACTCGGCCTCCTGCAGCAACCGGCGGCGACGCCCGTAGTCCACGGAGCGGCGGTTGTCGGGATCCACCAGGGTGTGGCTCCACAGCTCGGTGCCCTGGTAGAAGTCCGGCACGCCGGGCGCGGTGATCTTCAGCAGTGTCTGCGCCAGCGAGTTCACACGTCCCGGCCCGACGAGTGGTCGTACGAATTCCTCCAGCCGGCGCACGAAGTCCCGATCGTCCAGCACCGCTTCCACGAACCCTCGCAGCGCCGATTCGTAGTCCTGGTCGATCCGGATCCACGAGGTGTGCGTCTTGGCTTCGCGGGCGGCCTTCTCCATGTACCCGAGCACACGTTCGGTCTCGATGGGCCACGCTCCGACGAGGGTCTGGTACAGCAGGTACTCGGTGTTGCGATCGGGGAGACCATTGCGGCGATGGCGTTCGTTGTGTTCGGCCCAGGCGCGAACTTCCCGCCCCCAGCGTTCGGGGATCTCCGACAGGACGTACAGCCGGGCTCGCACGTCCTCGCTGCGCTTTGCATCGTGCGTGGAGGTCGTGAGCAGGGTGCGGGGTCGCGTACGTTGGATCCGCAGGGCCCAGGCATGAAAGTCCTCCACGCTCGACCCGAAGGACTCGGGGCTGCCCCCCACCTCGTTCGAAGCAGCGAAGCGTACGTAGTCGTAGAACGCCGTGTCCTCGGCGCCCTTGGCCATGGCCGCCCCCGTGAGTTGTTGGAAACGCATGGCGAACTCGCCCTCGAGCTCGCCACGGCGTCGCAGCAACAACAGGTCGGCGACGAAGTCCAACAGCTCGGGATCGACCCCCGCGCCGCTCGCCTTCGCCGACCCGACGGCCTGGGTCAGGTAGCGCGCATCGTCCTCCCGCACACCGTCCTCGGCCGCTCGCACGTAGGTCCGATAGACCGGCAGGCAGGCCGCGACCTCGACGATCGCCGCGTGCAGGTCGTCGGCCGTGTAGTCACGGTGCCGCCGGTGACGCGCGCAAATCGATTGCAACAGCGCGGTCAGGCGGTTCACGTCACTGCCCAGGAGTTCACGAAGGACCTGACGCTTGCGGTCGTACAGGACCGATCCGTAGTCGACGGCCTGCCCGATGAAGTCGGTGTAGATACGGTCGAAGTCCTCCGCGGCCGTCGGATCGACGAAGAGACCACCGGCGCGGTCGATGAACTCGTAGCCCGTCGTTCCCTCGATCGGCCACTCCACGCGCAGCTCCTCGTCGCGGTGCAGGATCTTCTCGGCCACGATCCAGGCATCGGGAGCCGCCGCGCGGAGGCGCTGGAAGTAGGCCAGGGGGTCGCGCAGGCCGTCCGGATGGTCGATGCGCAGGCCGTGGACGATGTCCTGGTCGATCCACTCGAGCAGTCGTGCGTGGCACTCGCGGAACACGTGGTCGTCCTCGATGCGCAGTCCCACCAGGGTGTCGATGTCGAAGAAGCGACGGTAGTCGAGCTCCTGCCCCGCGGTGCGCCAGAGCGCCAGGCGGTAGTGCTGCTTCTCGACCAGCCCGTCGAGCAGGTCCGGGGTGGCGTTCGCCTCGGCCACGACCGCATCGACGTCGGACGCGGCCACCCGATCCTCGTCGAGAAGACGTTCGAGCTGTTCGTGCAGGACCTTCTGGTCACGGTGCAAGCCGTCCACCGGAGGGTTGTCCGCGGTGCCGGCGGCGAGCCAGCGCATCGCGTCAGC contains:
- the treZ gene encoding malto-oligosyltrehalose trehalohydrolase translates to MNRFRVWAPSARTVDVEVSGRSIAMEPVSGGWWTVEVEDAGAGTDYAYALDGTAALPDPRSPWQPDGVHAPSRVVDHAAFSWSDRGWSAPPLSSGVVYELHVGTFSPEGTFDGAIDRLDHLVDLGVTHVELMPVAAFPGRWGWGYDGVALWAPDESYGGPDGLKRLVDACHGRGLAVLLDVVYNHLGPDGNHLGRFGPYFTDRYVTPWGDAVNLDGPGSDEVRRFFFDNARMWLRDYHLDGLRVDAVHSIVDTSARHFLEELADEVFALEPELGRHLVLLAENDRNDPRVAMPREVGGSGFTAQWNEDFHHALHALLTGEREGYYADFGSITDVADCLEHGLVYDGKYSNFRGRRHGRSARGVPGDRSVGCAQNHDQVGNRARGERLSHLVSEGRVRIAAALVLTAPFVPMLFQGEEWGASTSFCYFTDHSDAELAASVREGRRREFAAFGWDPDDIPDPQDGETFERSRLRWDEREEPWHAEMVAWYAALIRLRRSTPDLLDGDPGSTRVRHDETEGWLVVERGSVAVVCNLGHRNHRVPFAHPEDLRVLSSWGGGPRTVEGAVEVSAESVAILQTGNG
- the treY gene encoding malto-oligosyltrehalose synthase gives rise to the protein MATVGTTPRATYRVQLHAGFGFGNAAEIVDYLEALGIDHLYCSPVLQAAPGSSHGYDVVDPTRPNEELGGEAGFAVLDRELRARGMGQVLDIVPNHMAITPENPWWWDVLENGEASRYASYFDVDWGNNGEPEKILLPVLGDHYGRVLEAGGLRLERHGADFSLHYHEHAFPISFVSLDDLLERASRRHASDDLAFTADAMRWLAAGTADNPPVDGLHRDQKVLHEQLERLLDEDRVAASDVDAVVAEANATPDLLDGLVEKQHYRLALWRTAGQELDYRRFFDIDTLVGLRIEDDHVFRECHARLLEWIDQDIVHGLRIDHPDGLRDPLAYFQRLRAAAPDAWIVAEKILHRDEELRVEWPIEGTTGYEFIDRAGGLFVDPTAAEDFDRIYTDFIGQAVDYGSVLYDRKRQVLRELLGSDVNRLTALLQSICARHRRHRDYTADDLHAAIVEVAACLPVYRTYVRAAEDGVREDDARYLTQAVGSAKASGAGVDPELLDFVADLLLLRRRGELEGEFAMRFQQLTGAAMAKGAEDTAFYDYVRFAASNEVGGSPESFGSSVEDFHAWALRIQRTRPRTLLTTSTHDAKRSEDVRARLYVLSEIPERWGREVRAWAEHNERHRRNGLPDRNTEYLLYQTLVGAWPIETERVLGYMEKAAREAKTHTSWIRIDQDYESALRGFVEAVLDDRDFVRRLEEFVRPLVGPGRVNSLAQTLLKITAPGVPDFYQGTELWSHTLVDPDNRRSVDYGRRRRLLQEAESVGCDEVLARADEGLPKLRTIGRALRVRKERSAAFRPEGDYRPLGVVGERAERVVAFSRGEDQVVTVIPRLALGAGNTWGDTAVELPAGPWRAVFSDTRVEGGSVPVAELFALFPVALLTREVSR